The Streptomyces pratensis genomic interval CCGAGGACTGAGGGGACCTCCCATGCCTCTCCACCAGGGTTCGCACGGCAAGGCCACGCCCTCCGACGAACACCGCAGACTCGCCCTCAACCCGTTCTTCGGGGAGGCCGATCCGACCGCGCCGATGGTCGCGGCGCCGCCCAGACACCACCTCCCGGACGGCCCGCTGCCGCCCTCGACCGCGTACCGGCTCGTCCACGACGAGCTGATGCTCGACGGGAACTCCCGGCTCAATCTCGCGACCTTCGTCACCACCTGGATGGAGCCCCAGGCCGGTGTGCTGATGGGCGAGTGCCGGGACAAGAACATGATCGACAAGGACGAGTACCCGCGCACCGCCGAGCTGGAGCGGCGTTGCGTGGCGATGCTCGCCGACCTCTGGAACGCCCCCGATCCGGCGTCCACGGTGGGCTGCTCGACCACTGGCTCAAGCGAGGCCTGCATGCTGGCGGGGATGGCGCTGAAGCGGCGCTGGTCCGCCAGGAACGCCGACCGCTATCCGGCGACGGCGCGGCCCAACCTCGTGATGGGCGTGAACGTCCAGGTCTGCTGGGAGAAGTTCTGCACGTTCTGGGAGGTCGAGCCCCGTCAGGTACCGATGGACGGCGAGCGATTCCACCTGGACCCCCAGGCCGCCGCCGAGCTGTGCGACGAGAACACGATCGGTGTGGTCGGGATCCTCGGCTCCACCTTCGACGGTTCCTACGAGCCGATCGCCGATCTCTGCGCGGCACTCGACGACCTCCAGGAGCGCACCGGCCTCGACATCCCGGTGCATGTGGACGGGGCGTCCGGGGCGATGGTGGCCCCGTTCCTCGACCAGGACCTGGTGTGGGACTTCCGGCTGCCCCGGGTGTCCTCGATCAACACGTCCGGCCACAAGTACGGCCTGGTCTACCCGGGTGTGGGCTGGGCGCTGTGGCGCTCCCCGGCCGAACTGCCGGAGGAGCTGGTCTTCCGGGTCAACTACCTGGGCGGCGACATGCCGACCTTCGCGCTGAACTTCTCCCGGCCCGGCGCGCAGGTGGTGGCGCAGTACTACACGTTCCTGCGACTGGGCCGGGAGGGCTACCGGGCCGTTCAGCAGGCGTCCCGGGACATCGCGCGGCACATCGCCGCGGAGTTCGAGGCGCTGGACGATTTCAGGCTCCTCACCCGGGGCGACGAACTCCCGGTGTTCGCGGTGACGACGAAGCCCGAGGTGACGGCCTACGACGTCTTCGACGTGTCGAGGCGACTGCGTGAGCGCGGCTGGCTGGTGCCCGCGTACACCTTCCCCGCCAACCGCCAGGACCTCTCGGTGCTGCGCGTCGTATGCCGCAACGGCTTCTCCTCGGACCTCGCGGAGATGCTGGTGGACGATCTGCGCGGGCTCCTGCCCGAACTGCGCGCCCAGGCGCATCCGTCGACCCGGGACGCGGGCGCCCGGACGGCCTTCCACCACTGACGCTCCCGGGCGGGTTCAGCGGCTGAGCCGCGCGAACCTCCGGACCGCCAGCGGGAAGAACACCGCGAGCAGCGCCAGCGGCCAGAGAACCGCGAGGAGTCCGGCGTGTTCGGCGGCCCAGGAGCCCGACGGGCCGCCCGGGTTGCCGAACAGGCCGCGTACGGCCGTCGCCGTGGCCGACATCGGGTTCCACTCGACGACCGCGCCCAGCCAGCCCGGCATCGACTCCGGAGGCGCGAAGACGTTGGAGAGGAAGCCCACCGGCCAGACCAGGATCTGCACGGTCTGCACCATCTCCGGCCTGCCCGCCACCATCGCGAGCTGGATGCCGGCCCACAGCATCGCGAACCGCAGAAGGAGCAGCAGCCCCAATGCACTCAGAGCAGCGGCCGTACCGTTGTGCCAGCGCCAGCCGAGGGCGTATCCGACCCCAGTCATCACGGCGAGCGCGGCCACCGACTGGAGCATGTCTGCGGCGCTCCGGCCGACCAGGACGGCGCCCGAGACCATCGGCATGGAACGGAACCTGTCGATGACGCCTTTGTCGAGGTCCCGGGTGACGGCAAGCATCGTGCCTTCCAGGCCGAAGGCCATGGTGAGCGCGAGCATTCCGGGCACCAGGAACTCCGTGTTGTCCCCGTCGACCCCGCTGCCGCCGCCGACCAGGTAGTTGAACATCAGGAGCAGCATCACCGGAAAGACCAGACCGACGACCACCTGGACCGGCTGCCGCGCCCAGTGGGCGAGTTCGCGCCTGGTCATCGTCCAGGAGTCGGCCAGTGCCCAGCCGACGCGTCCCGGTCCCGCCGTCGCCGCACTCATGCCGCCGCCTCCGCGTCCATGGGGGCGTGGGCCCCGCTTCCGGCTCCGGTGAGGGCCAGGAACACCTCGTCCAGCGTGGGGCGGCGGACCGCGATGTCCTCCGCCTCGATGCCGGCGTCCTCCAGCGCCCGGACGGTGCGGGTCAGAGCCTGCATACGGTCAGGGGCGGGTGCGCCGATCAGCCGCCGGTCCACGTCCACGGTCGCCCCCTCACCGAGCAGTGCCGCCGCCTCGCGGAGCCGGTCGGTGTCGCGGACGACCACGTCGATACGGTCACCACCGACCATGGCCTTGAGCCGGTCGGACGTGCCCTCCGCGACGGCCCGGCCGTCGTCGATCACCGAGATCCGGTCGGCCAGCTGGTCCGCCTCCTCCAGATACTGCGTGGTCAGCAGGACGGTGGTGCCGCCGGCGGCCAGGGATCGCACGGCGTTCCACACCTCGGTCCGCCCTCGTGGGTCGAGTCCGGTCGTGGGCTCGTCCAGGAAGAGCACCTCCGGATCGGTGATCAGGGACGCGGCCAGGTCGAGGCGCCGCCGCATCCCGCCGCTGTACTGCCTGACCGCCTTGCGTCCGGTGCCGGCGAGCCCGAACCGCTCCAGCAGTTCGTCGGCGCGCAGCCCCGCCCGTCGTGCGCCCAGATGGTGAAGCCGGCCGAACATCTCCAGGTTCTGCCGGCCGCCCAGCTCCTCGTCCACCGCGGCGTGCTGCCCGAGCAGCCCGATCCGCCGCCGTACCTCCGCCGCCTCGGACCGCACGTCGAAGCCCGCCACCTCCGCCCGTCCGCCGTCGTGCCGCAGCAGGGTCGCCAGGACGCGTACGGCGGTGGTCTTGCCCGCCCCGTTGGGCCCGAGCACCCCGTGGACCGTTCCACGCCGGACGGCGAGATCGAGGCCGTCCAGAGCTCGCTTCTCCCCGTACCGCTTGCGCACTCCTTCGACGACGATCGCGTCGCTCACGGTGCCCACCAGCCCCTCACTCCCTTTAGTCAAACTTGACTAGTAATCGAAGATAAACCCACCCGAACCATTCGTCAAACTTGATTAGTGGACATCCCCGGGGTCGGGGGCCCCGGTGGCGTAGGGATTCTCCTGCCCCTCCGCGAGCACCCCGACGAAGGGTTCACCCTCTCCGGCGAAGGAGTACGCCCCGGCCTCGATCCGGGCGATCAGGCCGCGGGTCCACTCGGCACCCGCGTCCGCCGAATGCACCCACATGTTCATGATCTCGCCGATGTGCCCTAGGGACTCCGGACCCTCCGACGGCGTGTAGTGCTCCGTGACCGAGGCCCGCCACCCCTCGATGGCGGCGACGCGCTCCCGCAGCAGCGCGACCGCCTCGGCCCGTTCCAGATCGACGATGAAGCCGATGCCCGCCGAGAGCACGTCCACGGCCTGGTCGTACGAGGTCAGCGAGGCCCGCAGCAGGGTGAAGAACTCCTCGCTGCCGAGCTCGGTGATCTCGTACTCGGTGCGGGGCGGGCCGCCGGCCGTGGACGGGGCGGTCTCATGGGCGAGCAGCAGTCCCTGTTTCGCCATCTGCTTGAGTGCGTGGTAGATCGATCCGGGCTTGGCGTTCGACCACTCGTGGGCGCCCCAGTACTCCAGGTCGTTGCGCACCTGATAGCCGTGCGCGCGGCCGTGCTGACGCACGGCGCCGAGGACCAGGAGACGGATCGCCGACATACCACCCATCCTTCGTATTCAACTTTGACCAGCGTAGCCCGCCTCCTCGGCGACCAGATCGAGGGCCTTCCTGCCGTCCAGCGTCTCGCGGAGGATGTCGGCATGCCCTGCGTGGCGGCCGGTCTCCTCGACCAGATGGACAAGCAGCCAGCGCATGGAGCAGCAGCCGTCCTCGGGGAACCAGGGCGCCGGGGGAAGCGGGAAGGTGTCGCTCATGCTGTCGACGTCGTGACGGATGAAGGCCTCCGTCTCCGAAGCGACCTCCGCCCAGAACTCCAGCATCTGCGGGATGGTCTCGCCGCCCACGAGCCGGAAGCCGTCGGCCCACGTGTCCGCGTTCCGCTCCTTCTCGTTGTGGCGCCCCTGCGCCATCCGCAGCCAGTTCAGCTCCATCTCGGCCACGTGCTTGAGCAGCCCGGAGAGGGACAGCTCACCGACGCCGGGACGGCTCGCCGCCTGTTCCTCGGTGAGGCCGAGCACCGAGCGCCGGATCGCGCCGCGCTGTGCCTCGACGAAGGCGAGGAGCGTGCCGCGCTCGTCGTGAGCCTCCGCCTGGACGTGAGTGACCATATTGCCTGCCTTAGGTCGGCCGTGACGGTTGTGTGCGTGCTTGCACCGTCAACGCACGGACCCATCAGGTCGGATGCTGTCCTCGATCCGCCCCGTCAGAAGGGGAAGACCGTCCGCCCGTGCTGCACCGAGATCCACTTCCGGGTGGTGAACGCCTCCACGGCGGCCTCACCGTTCAGCCGCCCCATGCCGGACCTCTTCTCGCCCCCGAACGCGACCGCCGGATCGTCCTGCACGGTCGCACCGTTGACATGGAACATCCCGCCGCGGATACGCCGGGCGAACCGCACCCCGCGCTCGGCGTCCGCCGTGTGGACGGCGCCGCTCAGCCCGTAGGGGCTGTCGTTGACGATGCGCACGGCGTCGTCCTCCCCGTCGAAGGGCACCAGCAGGGCCACGGGGCCGAAGATCTCCTGCTCCAGCAGCGGTGACCCCTCCGGCAGTCCGGTGAGCACGGTCGGTTCGACCAGGTTTCCCCGCGTGCGGCCGCGCACGAGCGCCATGGCACCGGCCTCGATCGCCCCGTCGACCAGCGCGGTGAGCGCCTCGGCCTGGAACGCGCTGATGACCGGCCCGATACGGGTGCCGGGGTCACGGGGGTCCCCCGACGTGAGGGCGGACACCGCGGCGGTGAAGCGCCCGGTGAACTCCTCCTCCACGGACCGGTCCACCAGGATGCGGTTGGCGGCCATGCTGACCTGCCCCTGGAACAGGAAGCGGCTGTAGACGGCCGCCTGGACCGCGTGGTCGAGATCGGCGTCCTCCAGCACCACGAGCGCGCTGTTGCCGCTCAGTTCGAGGATGGTGCGCTTGAAGAGCCCGGCGGCGACGGCGGCGACATGGCGGCCGACCCGGTCCGATCCGGTGAACGAGATCACCTTGGGAACGGGGTGCTGGATGAAGGAGTCGCCGATCTCGGCGCTGTCGGTGATCAGGACGTTGAGGAGCCCTGCGGGCAGCCCCGCG includes:
- a CDS encoding ABC transporter permease yields the protein MSAATAGPGRVGWALADSWTMTRRELAHWARQPVQVVVGLVFPVMLLLMFNYLVGGGSGVDGDNTEFLVPGMLALTMAFGLEGTMLAVTRDLDKGVIDRFRSMPMVSGAVLVGRSAADMLQSVAALAVMTGVGYALGWRWHNGTAAALSALGLLLLLRFAMLWAGIQLAMVAGRPEMVQTVQILVWPVGFLSNVFAPPESMPGWLGAVVEWNPMSATATAVRGLFGNPGGPSGSWAAEHAGLLAVLWPLALLAVFFPLAVRRFARLSR
- a CDS encoding PadR family transcriptional regulator, coding for MSAIRLLVLGAVRQHGRAHGYQVRNDLEYWGAHEWSNAKPGSIYHALKQMAKQGLLLAHETAPSTAGGPPRTEYEITELGSEEFFTLLRASLTSYDQAVDVLSAGIGFIVDLERAEAVALLRERVAAIEGWRASVTEHYTPSEGPESLGHIGEIMNMWVHSADAGAEWTRGLIARIEAGAYSFAGEGEPFVGVLAEGQENPYATGAPDPGDVH
- a CDS encoding DinB family protein, with the protein product MVTHVQAEAHDERGTLLAFVEAQRGAIRRSVLGLTEEQAASRPGVGELSLSGLLKHVAEMELNWLRMAQGRHNEKERNADTWADGFRLVGGETIPQMLEFWAEVASETEAFIRHDVDSMSDTFPLPPAPWFPEDGCCSMRWLLVHLVEETGRHAGHADILRETLDGRKALDLVAEEAGYAGQS
- a CDS encoding aldehyde dehydrogenase family protein gives rise to the protein MSFPSELARQYIDGEWLTGNGAWDIIDFNPYNGEKLCSVTVATAAEVDLAYRAAERAQREWAAGSPYERRAVLENAVRLVGERSGEITELIIEELGGTRARAEYEVRAAQEFLREAAGQALRPVAGLLPSVADGKENRVYLLPVGVVGVISAFNFPFLVTVKTVAPALALGNAVVVKPHQNAPVAGGGLVARIFEDAGLPAGLLNVLITDSAEIGDSFIQHPVPKVISFTGSDRVGRHVAAVAAGLFKRTILELSGNSALVVLEDADLDHAVQAAVYSRFLFQGQVSMAANRILVDRSVEEEFTGRFTAAVSALTSGDPRDPGTRIGPVISAFQAEALTALVDGAIEAGAMALVRGRTRGNLVEPTVLTGLPEGSPLLEQEIFGPVALLVPFDGEDDAVRIVNDSPYGLSGAVHTADAERGVRFARRIRGGMFHVNGATVQDDPAVAFGGEKRSGMGRLNGEAAVEAFTTRKWISVQHGRTVFPF
- a CDS encoding glutamate decarboxylase; protein product: MPLHQGSHGKATPSDEHRRLALNPFFGEADPTAPMVAAPPRHHLPDGPLPPSTAYRLVHDELMLDGNSRLNLATFVTTWMEPQAGVLMGECRDKNMIDKDEYPRTAELERRCVAMLADLWNAPDPASTVGCSTTGSSEACMLAGMALKRRWSARNADRYPATARPNLVMGVNVQVCWEKFCTFWEVEPRQVPMDGERFHLDPQAAAELCDENTIGVVGILGSTFDGSYEPIADLCAALDDLQERTGLDIPVHVDGASGAMVAPFLDQDLVWDFRLPRVSSINTSGHKYGLVYPGVGWALWRSPAELPEELVFRVNYLGGDMPTFALNFSRPGAQVVAQYYTFLRLGREGYRAVQQASRDIARHIAAEFEALDDFRLLTRGDELPVFAVTTKPEVTAYDVFDVSRRLRERGWLVPAYTFPANRQDLSVLRVVCRNGFSSDLAEMLVDDLRGLLPELRAQAHPSTRDAGARTAFHH
- a CDS encoding ATP-binding cassette domain-containing protein — protein: MSDAIVVEGVRKRYGEKRALDGLDLAVRRGTVHGVLGPNGAGKTTAVRVLATLLRHDGGRAEVAGFDVRSEAAEVRRRIGLLGQHAAVDEELGGRQNLEMFGRLHHLGARRAGLRADELLERFGLAGTGRKAVRQYSGGMRRRLDLAASLITDPEVLFLDEPTTGLDPRGRTEVWNAVRSLAAGGTTVLLTTQYLEEADQLADRISVIDDGRAVAEGTSDRLKAMVGGDRIDVVVRDTDRLREAAALLGEGATVDVDRRLIGAPAPDRMQALTRTVRALEDAGIEAEDIAVRRPTLDEVFLALTGAGSGAHAPMDAEAAA